From the Alternaria dauci strain A2016 chromosome 2, whole genome shotgun sequence genome, one window contains:
- a CDS encoding mitochondrial 54S ribosomal protein uL15m produces MPPRLRAVRAASNLLSICSRAPTAASVAPFLWPAQQRCASILSSLSDNAGAYNKKIRRGRGPASGKGKTGGRGQKGQHAHGKVPAGFEGGQTPQWITNPERGRGKFNPFKVEMSPINLDRIQDWINQGRLDPKKPITMKELAKSRCLHSVKRHGVKLLARNPEQLTTPIHIVVSRASADAIARIEALGGSVTTRFYSPTAIKRVLRGESHPTISLQASPDLISLTGRLPAAKIPSPILSALQTATGEKKDEAMAAVMKQIGSKYKYRLPDATGRKDIEYYRDPAHRGYLNYLMKDGESPSLFFKPPGEAKDRKKQSARRDAAKASADNKLF; encoded by the exons ATGCCACCACGGCTAAGAGCGGTCCGAGCCGCCTCAAACCTGCTGTCTATATGCTCCAGAGCACCCACTGCGGCATCGGTCGCCCCATTTCTTTGGCCCGCCCAGCAAAGATGCGCTTCCATTCTGTCTTCGCTCTCCGACAATGCAGGCGCCTACAATAAAAAGATTCGCCGAGGTCGCGGTCCTGCTTCAGGAAAGGGAAAGACCGGTGGACGTGGTCAAAAGGGCCAGCACGCACACGGAAAAGTCCCGGCAGGTTTCGAGGGAGGTCAGACACCACAATGGATCACCAATCCCGAGCGAGGGCGGGGGAAGTTCAACCCCTTCAAGGTGGAGATGTCGCCAATAAATCTGGACCGGATTCAGGACTGGATTAATCAAGGAAGACTAGACCCCAAGAAGCCCATCACTATGAAGGAGTTGGCCAAATCAAGGTGTTTGCACAGCGTCAAGAGGCATGGCGTCAAGTTGCTGGCGAGG AATCCAGAGCAATTGACCACACCCATCCACATTGTCGTCTCGCGCGCCTCTGCCGACGCCATCGCACGCATTGAAGCCCTTGGCGGCAGCGTAACCACACGTTTCTACTCTCCCACAGCCATCAAGCGCGTCCTCCGAGGCGAATCACACCCTACCATCTCTCTCCAAGCCTCGCCAGACCTCATCTCCCTCACTGGCCGCTTGCCAGCTGCCAAGATCCCTTCGCCTATCCTCAGCGCCCTCCAGACAGCCACTGGCGAAAAGAAGGACGAAGCCATGGCTGCGGTCATGAAACAGATTGGCTCCAAGTACAAGTACAGACTGCCTGATGCGACCGGCAGAAAAGACATTGAGTACTACCGCGATCCAGCGCATAGAGGGTACTTGAACTACCTCATGAAGGATGGCGAGAGCCCGAGTCTGTTCTTCAAGCCGCCAGGCGAGGCCAAGGACAGGAAGAAGCAAAGCGCGAGGAGAGATGCCGCCAAGGCCAGCGCGGACAACAAGCTGTTCTAG